A region from the Aphis gossypii isolate Hap1 chromosome 1, ASM2018417v2, whole genome shotgun sequence genome encodes:
- the LOC126550820 gene encoding pro-resilin-like, whose protein sequence is MIVVLHIVVLCGLTLRRSYAIEVIPASYAWSTFTGPVSGEVQEVKPWSPSHPPGSSFSEFESANADNNHYGPDYVAKPQYSFAYGVDNPNTGDSHGHSETRDGSHVTGEYSVMEPDGVLRRVLYTADPKNGFRASVRYVRPDGEESPNRDHGYHGGPDHGPPQQQQSDYESGGGGGGGDDDGPRPFALQPQSLSLPSEYESEVDDEPFAPQLPRPQPLSLNFGFNKYNDGGHANNDDDDDYDGGGRPSAFKFPSQSSPFFKAPDAVNGASTRKLALKLP, encoded by the exons ATGATCGTCGTTCTGCAC atCGTTGTATTATGTGGGTTGACGTTACGACGATCGTATGCCATCGAAGTCATACCTGCCTCGTACGCTTGGAGCACGTTCACAGGACCCGTTTCAGGGGAAGTACAAGAAGTCAAACCGTGGAGTCCATCTCATCCGCCGGGATCTTCATTCTCAGAATTCGAAAGTGCAAACGCAGATAACAATCATTATGGACCAGATTATGTG GCGAAACCGCAATACTCGTTCGCGTACGGCGTGGACAACCCGAACACGGGCGACAGCCACGGTCACTCCGAGACGAGGGACGGTTCGCACGTGACCGGCGAGTACAGCGTAATGGAACCGGACGGCGTGCTCAGGCGTGTGCTGTACACGGCCGATCCCAAAAACGGTTTCCGAGCGTCCGTCCGGTACGTCCGGCCCGACGGCGAGGAGTCGCCGAACCGCGACCACGGTTACCACGGTGGACCAGACCACGGGCCGCCTCAGCAACAGCAATCCGACTACGAgtccggcggcggcggtggcggtggcgatGACGACGGACCGCGTCCGTTCGCGCTGCAGCCGCAATCGCTGTCCCTGCCGTCCGAGTACGAGTCGGAAGTTGACGACGAACCGTTCGCGCCGCAGTTACCGCGACCACAACCGCTGTCGTTGAACTTTGGTTTCAACAAGTACAACGACGGCGGTCACGccaacaacgacgacgacgacgactacgacggcggcggccgcCCGTCGGCGTTCAAGTTCCCGTCGCAGTCCAGTCCGTTCTTCAAGGCGCCAGACGCGGTTAACGGTGCGTCGACGAGAAAACTGGCCCTAAAATTGCCCTAA